Proteins encoded within one genomic window of Micromonospora halotolerans:
- the ngcE gene encoding N-acetylglucosamine/diacetylchitobiose ABC transporter substrate-binding protein, translating into MNRREILQRTAAAGLLATPAAGLLAGCATSGGDDDKGNSGAYKGTKSEQNPLGVKEDAPLEVVIFNGGFGEEYAKAHEAMYKEKYPKAKINHSATQEINKTLQPRFVDGTPPDVVNNSGAGQIDFNGLVSQSAIADLGDLLTAPSLDIPGKSVKDTLLPGAVEVGSYDGKFLVLNYTYTAYGIWYSTKTFAERNWQYAKTWDEHIALCKQIKAAGIAPWTYAGKHPRYMSWPLIATAIKFGGPSVAMAIDNLEPNAWKSDAMKAAADAWYQIVKDKYILDGSPGLDHIQSQTAWCQGKAAFISCGSWLENEQAKVTPAGFNMTIAPTPSLGSGDKLPFEAIRGTAGEPFMVPSKAKNVAGGLEYFRMMLSKKGAQDFTKKVSSLTVVAGATDGVELPFGLTTVVKALEASGSNGFNWVYNNYYRKLERELVDAACGEFFSGRSTPAEFLDQCQKGADSIAQDSSIKKYKRAA; encoded by the coding sequence ATGAACAGGCGTGAGATCCTCCAGCGCACCGCCGCCGCCGGACTGCTGGCCACCCCCGCCGCCGGCCTGCTCGCCGGCTGCGCCACCTCCGGTGGCGACGACGACAAGGGCAACTCCGGTGCCTACAAGGGCACCAAGAGCGAGCAGAACCCGCTCGGCGTCAAGGAGGACGCCCCGCTCGAGGTGGTGATCTTCAACGGCGGCTTCGGCGAGGAGTACGCCAAGGCCCACGAGGCCATGTACAAGGAGAAGTACCCGAAGGCGAAGATCAATCACTCGGCCACGCAGGAGATCAACAAGACTCTCCAGCCGCGCTTCGTCGACGGCACCCCACCGGACGTCGTGAACAACTCCGGCGCCGGCCAGATCGACTTCAACGGCCTGGTCAGCCAGAGCGCCATCGCCGACCTGGGCGACCTGCTCACCGCGCCCAGCCTGGACATCCCCGGCAAGTCGGTGAAGGACACCCTGCTCCCCGGCGCCGTCGAGGTCGGCTCGTACGACGGGAAGTTCCTGGTCCTCAACTACACGTACACCGCCTACGGCATCTGGTACTCCACCAAGACCTTCGCCGAGCGCAACTGGCAGTACGCGAAGACCTGGGACGAGCACATCGCCCTCTGCAAGCAGATCAAGGCCGCCGGCATCGCCCCCTGGACGTACGCGGGCAAGCACCCCCGCTACATGAGCTGGCCGCTGATCGCCACGGCGATCAAGTTCGGCGGGCCGTCGGTGGCGATGGCGATCGACAACCTCGAACCCAACGCCTGGAAGTCCGACGCCATGAAGGCGGCGGCCGACGCCTGGTACCAGATCGTCAAGGACAAGTACATCCTGGACGGTTCGCCGGGCCTGGACCACATCCAGTCGCAGACCGCCTGGTGCCAGGGCAAGGCCGCCTTCATCTCCTGCGGCTCCTGGCTGGAGAACGAGCAGGCGAAGGTGACCCCGGCCGGCTTCAACATGACCATCGCGCCGACCCCGAGCCTGGGCAGCGGGGACAAGCTGCCGTTCGAGGCGATCCGGGGCACCGCGGGCGAGCCGTTCATGGTGCCGTCGAAGGCGAAGAACGTCGCCGGTGGCCTGGAGTACTTCCGGATGATGCTCTCCAAGAAGGGCGCGCAGGACTTCACCAAGAAGGTCTCCAGCCTGACCGTGGTGGCCGGCGCGACCGACGGGGTCGAACTGCCGTTCGGCCTGACCACCGTGGTCAAGGCGCTGGAGGCGTCCGGCAGCAACGGCTTCAACTGGGTCTACAACAACTACTACCGCAAGCTCGAGCGCGAGCTGGTCGACGCCGCGTGCGGCGAGTTCTTCAGCGGCCGGAGCACGCCGGCCGAGTTCCTCGACCAGTGCCAGAAGGGCGCCGACTCGATCGCCCAGGACAGCTCGATCAAGAAGTACAAGCGGGCCGCGTGA
- a CDS encoding acyltransferase family protein yields the protein MRRLRQLAERTPATRERYVDLLRALAITMVVLGHWGVTAIGYDRAGRPTGHSALGDLPWAWPLTWVAQVMPVFFLVGGYANAASLAARRQRAGTATGWLVDRSARLVRPTTALLVVLAAGAAVATLRGADPTQVRTVVWFATIPLWFLVAYLVVVPLTPPLYALHRRFGLAVPVVLAGLVALGDLGRIWGPAGLATGNYLFGWLAVHQLGFAWYDTRTQGRAGAGPRGLRRRRLPLSRTAGAALLTGGLVALVLLTVVGPYPVAMLNVPGERLDNLAPPSLALLAVATAQLGLIVLLREPAGRWLRRSGPWQAVIAVNAVVLTVFLWHLTGAVLLVGLLDALGALPTPPVGSAAWWGWRIPWLLALAVVLAALVAVFGPVEARTRRPPATGPAREGARRLRTALAVLGYAGLVAGLLLNSLIRKTAPEPLGLPAPALVAYLAGAGLLRLLRSGWGSRG from the coding sequence ATGCGCCGCCTGCGGCAGCTCGCCGAGCGCACGCCGGCCACCCGGGAACGCTACGTCGACCTGCTCCGGGCACTCGCCATCACCATGGTCGTGCTCGGCCACTGGGGCGTGACCGCCATCGGGTACGACCGGGCCGGCCGCCCCACCGGCCACTCCGCCCTCGGTGACCTGCCCTGGGCCTGGCCGCTGACCTGGGTGGCCCAGGTCATGCCGGTGTTCTTCCTGGTCGGCGGCTACGCCAACGCCGCCTCCCTGGCCGCCCGCCGGCAGCGGGCGGGCACCGCCACGGGGTGGCTGGTCGACCGGAGCGCCCGGCTGGTCCGGCCGACCACCGCGCTGCTGGTGGTGCTGGCGGCCGGCGCCGCGGTCGCCACGCTGCGCGGCGCCGACCCCACGCAGGTCCGCACCGTCGTCTGGTTCGCCACCATCCCGCTGTGGTTCCTGGTGGCCTACCTGGTGGTGGTGCCGCTGACCCCGCCCCTGTACGCGCTGCACCGCCGCTTCGGGCTCGCCGTGCCCGTCGTGCTGGCCGGCCTGGTGGCGCTTGGCGACCTGGGCCGCATCTGGGGCCCGGCGGGGCTGGCGACGGGGAACTACCTGTTCGGCTGGCTGGCCGTCCATCAGCTCGGCTTCGCCTGGTACGACACCCGCACCCAGGGGCGGGCCGGCGCCGGGCCGCGCGGCCTGCGGCGGCGCCGGCTGCCGCTCTCCCGCACCGCCGGGGCGGCCCTGCTCACCGGCGGGCTGGTCGCGCTGGTCCTGCTCACGGTGGTCGGGCCGTACCCGGTGGCGATGTTGAACGTGCCCGGCGAGCGCCTGGACAACCTGGCGCCTCCCAGCCTCGCTCTGCTGGCCGTGGCCACCGCCCAGCTCGGGCTGATCGTGCTGCTGCGGGAGCCGGCCGGACGCTGGCTGCGCCGGTCCGGCCCCTGGCAGGCCGTGATCGCGGTGAACGCCGTGGTGCTCACCGTCTTCCTCTGGCACCTGACCGGGGCCGTGCTGCTGGTCGGGCTGCTCGACGCGCTCGGCGCGCTGCCCACTCCCCCGGTCGGTTCGGCCGCCTGGTGGGGCTGGCGGATCCCCTGGCTGCTCGCCCTCGCCGTGGTGCTGGCCGCGCTGGTCGCCGTGTTCGGCCCGGTCGAGGCCCGCACCCGCCGCCCGCCCGCGACCGGGCCGGCCCGCGAGGGCGCCCGCCGGCTCCGCACCGCGCTGGCCGTCCTCGGGTACGCGGGGCTCGTCGCCGGGCTGCTCCTGAACAGCCTCATCCGCAAGACCGCGCCGGAGCCGCTGGGGCTGCCCGCCCCGGCGCTGGTGGCGTACCTGGCCGGGGCGGGGCTGCTGCGGCTGCTCAGGTCTGGGTGGGGAAGCCGAGGTTGA
- a CDS encoding MurR/RpiR family transcriptional regulator — MVDHEVDTPAGTAVVDADAVDRRGAVAVSSDGVLARVRAGAGELTGALRRVAEHVLSDPEAAARATIVELAERSGTSPATITRFCRAMGFEGYADLRLGIAAETGRARSAGWTVDIGREIQPSDPLSRVLDQIMAADTRAMHDTAALLDLAEVERAAVAIAGASRVNIFGASGSALVGEEMQFSLHRIGVAAWAWSDVHEGLASAALLGVGDVALGISHTGQTRETIEMLAEAGSRGATTVALTGFPRSPLAELADIVLVTASQATTFRPDALSARHPQLVVLDLLYIAVAQRTHDRAHAAFRRTAQAVDGHKAEKGATS, encoded by the coding sequence ATGGTTGATCACGAGGTGGACACCCCCGCGGGGACCGCGGTGGTCGACGCCGACGCGGTCGACCGGCGGGGTGCGGTGGCCGTCTCCTCCGATGGCGTACTGGCCCGGGTCCGGGCTGGTGCGGGGGAGCTGACGGGGGCGTTGCGCCGGGTCGCCGAGCACGTGCTCAGTGACCCGGAGGCAGCGGCCCGGGCCACCATCGTCGAGTTGGCCGAGCGTAGCGGCACCTCGCCGGCCACGATCACCCGGTTCTGCCGGGCCATGGGCTTCGAGGGCTACGCCGACCTGCGGCTCGGCATCGCGGCGGAGACCGGCCGGGCCCGCTCGGCGGGCTGGACGGTCGACATCGGCCGGGAGATCCAGCCCAGTGACCCGCTGTCCCGGGTGCTCGACCAGATCATGGCCGCCGACACCCGGGCCATGCACGACACCGCTGCGCTGCTCGACCTCGCGGAGGTGGAGCGGGCGGCCGTGGCCATCGCCGGGGCCAGCCGGGTGAACATCTTCGGCGCCAGCGGCAGTGCCCTGGTCGGCGAGGAGATGCAGTTCAGCCTGCACCGCATCGGGGTGGCCGCCTGGGCCTGGAGCGACGTGCACGAGGGGCTCGCCAGCGCCGCGCTGCTCGGCGTCGGCGACGTCGCGCTCGGCATCTCGCACACCGGGCAGACCCGGGAGACCATCGAGATGCTCGCGGAGGCGGGCAGCCGGGGGGCGACCACTGTCGCGCTGACCGGCTTCCCCCGCTCGCCGCTGGCCGAGCTGGCCGACATCGTGCTGGTCACCGCCAGCCAGGCCACCACCTTCCGGCCCGACGCGCTCTCCGCGCGGCACCCCCAGCTCGTCGTGCTCGACCTGCTCTACATCGCGGTGGCGCAGCGCACCCACGACCGCGCCCACGCGGCCTTCCGGCGTACCGCCCAGGCCGTCGACGGGCACAAGGCCGAGAAGGGGGCCACCTCATGA
- a CDS encoding aspartate aminotransferase family protein produces MTSDDLLARHRAVLPSWMPLYYAEPLELVSGSGRRVTDAAGRSYLDFFGGVLTNMIGYDIPEIREAVERQLRTGIVHSSTLYLIRQQVELAEKVARLSGIPDARVFFTNSGTEANEAALLVATNHRRSHQILAVRNSYHGRSYAAMGATGNRAWSASALNPLQVAWLHSGERLRGLLARLDEGDRIDAAVEDLREVLETQTAGDVACLIAEPIQGVGGFVHGPDGLFAAWKKVLDEHGILLISDEVQTGWGRTGEHFWGYEAHGVTPDLLTFAKGIGNGFALAGVVGRADVLEAVPAISFSTFGGNPVSTAAGNAVLDYLLDHDLQANAARVGAILGDGLRAATADLDAVAEVRGKGLMLGVEFVRPGTTEPDPALTTRVFEACREGGLLVGKGGLHGNVVRMGPPLTLTEDEAREGLAILVEAIRSSVAAEVTA; encoded by the coding sequence ATGACCTCCGACGACCTGCTGGCCCGGCACCGGGCCGTGCTCCCGTCCTGGATGCCGCTCTACTACGCCGAACCGCTCGAGCTGGTCTCCGGCTCCGGCCGCCGGGTGACCGACGCGGCCGGCCGCAGCTACCTGGACTTCTTCGGCGGCGTCCTGACCAACATGATCGGCTACGACATCCCGGAGATCCGGGAGGCGGTCGAACGGCAGCTGCGCACCGGCATCGTGCACAGCTCGACGCTCTACCTGATCCGGCAGCAGGTCGAGCTGGCCGAGAAGGTCGCCCGGCTCTCCGGCATCCCCGACGCCCGGGTCTTCTTCACCAACTCCGGCACCGAGGCCAACGAGGCGGCCCTGCTGGTCGCCACCAACCACCGCCGCTCGCACCAGATCCTCGCCGTGCGCAACAGCTACCACGGCCGGTCGTACGCGGCCATGGGCGCCACCGGCAACCGGGCCTGGTCCGCCAGCGCGCTCAACCCGCTCCAGGTGGCCTGGCTGCACTCCGGCGAGCGGCTGCGCGGCCTGCTGGCCCGGCTCGACGAGGGCGACCGGATCGACGCCGCGGTGGAGGACCTGCGCGAGGTGCTCGAAACCCAGACCGCCGGGGACGTGGCCTGCCTCATCGCCGAGCCGATCCAGGGCGTCGGCGGCTTCGTGCACGGCCCGGACGGGCTCTTCGCGGCCTGGAAGAAGGTGCTCGACGAGCACGGCATCCTGCTCATCTCCGACGAGGTGCAGACCGGCTGGGGCCGCACCGGCGAGCACTTCTGGGGCTACGAGGCGCACGGCGTCACCCCGGACCTGCTCACCTTCGCCAAGGGCATCGGCAACGGATTCGCGCTGGCCGGCGTGGTCGGCCGGGCCGACGTGCTGGAGGCGGTGCCGGCGATCAGCTTCTCCACCTTCGGCGGCAACCCGGTCTCCACGGCGGCCGGCAACGCCGTCCTGGACTACCTGCTCGACCACGACCTCCAGGCCAACGCGGCGCGGGTCGGCGCGATCCTCGGCGACGGCCTGCGCGCCGCCACCGCCGACCTGGACGCCGTCGCCGAGGTCCGCGGCAAGGGCCTCATGCTCGGCGTCGAGTTCGTCCGGCCGGGCACCACCGAGCCGGACCCGGCGCTCACCACCCGGGTCTTCGAGGCCTGTCGGGAGGGCGGCCTGCTCGTCGGCAAGGGCGGCCTGCACGGCAACGTGGTGCGGATGGGACCACCGCTGACCCTCACCGAGGACGAGGCCCGCGAGGGCCTGGCCATCCTGGTCGAGGCCATCCGCTCGTCGGTCGCCGCGGAGGTGACCGCATGA
- a CDS encoding N-acetylglucosamine kinase — protein MSDTAVVGLDVGGTSTRAAALTLDGVRLGVGRAGGGNPTSHGAERAAAELLAALRAALADVDPTRVRAGVIGLAGAGRLLADPQGRAAFDRAWADAGLRCPYAVHGDALVAYASGTAAPDGTVLIAGTGAIAAQVRDLRLDRTADGHGWLLGDAGSGFWLGREAVRRLLTDLDRAQPPGDLARQVLAELTGTTEVAARPRATADAVVQAVTRRPPVELARLAPLVATAARDGEPTGLALVAEAAALLAESVSRIRPPGATDPVVLGGGLLTGDTPLAAAVRLELARRWPDAPLRSAGDGAAAAAWLAARDLPEVTDPATLHTLLVPPA, from the coding sequence ATGTCGGACACCGCCGTGGTCGGCCTCGACGTCGGGGGTACGTCCACCCGCGCCGCCGCCCTCACCCTCGACGGGGTACGCCTCGGCGTGGGCCGCGCCGGCGGGGGCAACCCGACCAGCCACGGCGCCGAACGGGCCGCCGCCGAACTCCTCGCCGCGCTGCGCGCCGCGCTCGCCGACGTCGACCCGACCCGGGTCCGTGCCGGCGTCATCGGGCTGGCCGGGGCCGGCCGGCTCCTCGCCGACCCACAGGGCCGGGCCGCCTTCGACCGGGCCTGGGCCGACGCCGGCCTGCGCTGCCCCTACGCCGTCCACGGCGACGCCCTCGTGGCGTACGCCTCGGGCACGGCGGCCCCCGATGGCACCGTGCTCATCGCCGGCACCGGCGCCATTGCCGCCCAGGTACGCGACCTGCGCCTCGACCGCACCGCCGACGGCCACGGCTGGCTGCTCGGCGACGCCGGCTCGGGGTTCTGGCTGGGCCGGGAGGCGGTCCGCCGCCTGCTCACCGACCTGGACCGGGCCCAGCCGCCCGGCGACCTGGCCCGCCAGGTCCTCGCCGAACTGACCGGCACCACCGAGGTCGCCGCCCGCCCCCGCGCGACCGCGGACGCGGTCGTGCAGGCGGTGACCCGCCGACCGCCGGTGGAACTGGCCCGGCTCGCGCCGCTGGTCGCCACGGCGGCCCGCGACGGCGAACCGACCGGCCTGGCCCTGGTCGCGGAGGCAGCCGCGCTGCTGGCCGAGAGCGTCTCCCGCATCCGGCCGCCCGGCGCCACCGACCCCGTGGTGCTCGGCGGCGGCCTGCTCACCGGCGACACCCCGCTGGCCGCCGCAGTCCGCCTGGAACTCGCCCGCCGGTGGCCGGACGCCCCACTGCGCAGCGCCGGCGACGGGGCCGCCGCGGCCGCCTGGCTCGCCGCCCGCGACCTGCCCGAGGTCACCGACCCAGCGACCCTGCACACCCTGCTCGTCCCGCCGGCCTGA
- a CDS encoding carbohydrate ABC transporter permease: protein MKHGKYPLIITFLVPPLLLYGVFVLSPYLQAFQISTTNWLGYSAHADPVGMANFRTLLHDGQVWNAIKNNAIMLAVVPVLTIGLGLFFATMLNMGGRKGRAGVTGVRGTSVYRMVYFFPQVLSVVIIALLWKEVYHPNNGLLNGALRALGLPAPTWLGDPRTAFWCVLAVMVWSNVGFYVVLFGAAMSAVPRDIYEAVMLDGASRWTTLRRITVPLLWDTVQVAWIYLAIAALDGFILVQQMTNGGPNFSSDVIGLRMYETAFGSESKFGYASAIGVVMLFLTLSVAVLALRTARRDRIEYS from the coding sequence GTGAAACATGGCAAGTACCCGCTGATCATCACCTTCCTGGTGCCACCGCTGCTGCTCTACGGCGTCTTCGTGCTGTCGCCGTACCTGCAGGCGTTCCAGATCTCCACCACCAACTGGCTCGGCTACTCCGCGCACGCCGACCCGGTCGGGATGGCCAACTTCCGGACGCTGCTGCACGACGGCCAGGTGTGGAACGCGATCAAGAACAACGCGATCATGCTCGCCGTGGTGCCGGTGCTCACCATCGGCCTCGGACTGTTCTTCGCCACCATGCTCAACATGGGCGGCCGCAAGGGACGGGCCGGGGTCACCGGCGTCCGGGGCACCTCCGTCTACCGGATGGTCTACTTCTTCCCGCAGGTGCTCTCGGTGGTGATCATCGCCCTCCTCTGGAAGGAGGTCTACCACCCCAACAACGGCCTGCTCAACGGCGCGCTGCGGGCGTTGGGCCTGCCGGCGCCGACCTGGCTCGGTGACCCGCGTACCGCCTTCTGGTGCGTGCTGGCGGTGATGGTCTGGAGCAACGTGGGGTTCTACGTGGTGCTCTTCGGCGCCGCCATGTCCGCCGTCCCGCGGGACATCTACGAGGCGGTGATGCTCGACGGGGCGTCCCGCTGGACCACCCTGCGCCGGATCACCGTGCCGCTGCTCTGGGACACCGTGCAGGTGGCCTGGATCTACCTGGCCATCGCCGCGCTGGACGGTTTCATCCTGGTCCAGCAGATGACCAACGGCGGACCCAACTTCTCGTCCGACGTGATCGGCCTGCGGATGTACGAGACGGCGTTCGGCAGCGAGAGCAAGTTCGGGTACGCCTCCGCCATCGGCGTGGTGATGCTGTTCCTGACCCTGTCGGTCGCGGTGCTGGCGCTGCGTACCGCCCGTCGCGATCGGATCGAATACTCGTGA
- the murD gene encoding UDP-N-acetylmuramoyl-L-alanine--D-glutamate ligase, with protein sequence MRLSDLRGRHVAVWGAGREGRAAVIAIAAHGPADLVAVDDSANFLTLPWEGPLAAAAPLVTGEDGFARLAAADVVVRSPGVPNTHRWMVELRRRAVPVTQGSALWMADHADRTVGVTGSKGKSTTSSLISHLLTAMDRPNVFGGNIGVPLLDLPEAELYVLELSSYQCADLTDSPRVAVVTALFPEHLDAHGGEREYYRDKLNLLAHGPHTVVVNGADPRLALELGDRAAVRAGSPDATHVASGPDGAPWFHLRDTPLFPRAVLPLVGRHNEGNLCVALAVLDALGVDVAARKDSLAVAVAGFQGLAHRLTEIPDPSGLTFVDDTLATSPYAAMHAIDAYEGRPLTVIVGGTDRGLDYTPLRDHLAERDLTVIGIPDSGPRIVEVLAGLPAVRTEIAEDLVAAVGLARKLTPAGGVVLLSPAAPSYGRFRNFEHRSEVFAQAVADTVR encoded by the coding sequence GTGCGCCTGTCTGATCTGCGCGGACGTCATGTCGCCGTCTGGGGCGCCGGCCGTGAGGGCCGGGCCGCGGTGATCGCGATCGCCGCGCACGGCCCGGCCGACCTGGTGGCCGTCGACGACAGCGCGAACTTCCTCACCCTGCCCTGGGAGGGCCCACTCGCCGCGGCCGCGCCGCTGGTCACCGGGGAGGACGGCTTCGCCCGGCTGGCCGCCGCCGACGTCGTGGTCCGCTCGCCGGGGGTGCCGAACACCCACCGGTGGATGGTGGAGCTGCGCCGCCGCGCCGTGCCGGTGACCCAGGGCAGTGCGCTCTGGATGGCCGACCACGCGGACCGGACCGTCGGGGTGACCGGCAGCAAGGGCAAGAGCACCACCTCCAGCCTGATCAGCCACCTGCTCACCGCGATGGACCGGCCGAACGTGTTCGGCGGCAACATCGGGGTGCCGCTGCTCGACCTGCCCGAGGCGGAGCTGTACGTGCTGGAGCTCTCCAGCTACCAGTGCGCCGACCTGACCGACTCGCCCCGGGTGGCGGTGGTGACCGCGCTGTTCCCCGAGCACCTCGACGCGCACGGCGGCGAGCGGGAGTACTACCGGGACAAGCTCAACCTGCTGGCGCACGGCCCGCACACCGTGGTGGTCAACGGCGCCGACCCGCGCCTGGCGCTCGAACTGGGCGACCGGGCGGCGGTCCGGGCCGGCTCGCCGGACGCCACCCACGTGGCCAGCGGCCCGGACGGCGCACCCTGGTTCCACCTGCGGGACACCCCGCTCTTCCCGCGCGCCGTGCTGCCCCTGGTCGGCCGGCACAACGAGGGCAACCTCTGCGTCGCCCTGGCGGTGCTCGACGCGCTCGGCGTCGACGTGGCGGCCCGCAAGGACAGCCTCGCCGTCGCGGTCGCCGGGTTCCAGGGCCTCGCCCACCGGCTCACCGAGATTCCCGACCCGTCCGGGCTCACCTTCGTCGACGACACGCTGGCCACCAGCCCGTACGCGGCCATGCACGCCATCGACGCGTACGAGGGGCGGCCGTTGACCGTCATCGTCGGCGGGACGGACCGGGGGTTGGACTACACCCCGCTGCGCGACCATCTGGCCGAGCGGGACCTCACCGTCATCGGCATCCCGGACAGCGGCCCCCGGATCGTCGAGGTCCTGGCCGGGCTGCCGGCGGTGCGCACCGAGATCGCCGAGGACCTGGTCGCCGCGGTGGGGCTGGCCCGCAAGCTGACCCCGGCGGGCGGGGTGGTGCTGCTGTCGCCGGCCGCGCCAAGCTACGGCCGGTTCCGCAACTTCGAGCACCGCTCGGAGGTGTTCGCGCAGGCGGTCGCCGACACCGTCCGCTGA
- a CDS encoding carbohydrate ABC transporter permease, producing MTTLDRPTTTAAEEPGAARGQDRRLRRELGVANLFSHGFLLLWAALTALPLLWMFISSFKSDGEILSDPWGLPGALRFENWSRAWTEAHIGRYFLNSGIVVAGSLTLTMLLGATAAYVFARYEFRGRQVVYYLFVGGMMFPVFLALVPLFFVVRNAGLFGSWTGLILVYAAYSLPFTVFFLTAFFRTLPTSIAEAALIDGCGHFRLFFRVMLPMARPGLISVAIFNFLSHWNQFILPQVLMQGDDSKWVLAQGLTALAVSQGYQGDFSGLFAGLTIATLPVLAVYVAFQRQIQTGLTAGQLK from the coding sequence GTGACCACGCTGGATCGGCCCACCACGACGGCGGCGGAGGAGCCCGGGGCCGCCCGCGGCCAGGATCGGCGGCTGCGCCGCGAACTGGGCGTCGCCAACCTCTTCTCGCACGGTTTCCTGCTGCTCTGGGCCGCGCTGACCGCGCTGCCGCTGCTGTGGATGTTCATCAGCTCGTTCAAGAGCGACGGTGAGATCCTCTCCGACCCCTGGGGGCTGCCGGGGGCGCTGCGCTTCGAGAACTGGTCCCGGGCCTGGACCGAGGCGCACATCGGCCGGTACTTCCTGAACAGCGGCATCGTGGTGGCCGGCTCGCTCACCCTCACCATGCTGCTCGGCGCCACGGCGGCGTACGTCTTCGCCCGGTACGAGTTCCGGGGGCGGCAGGTCGTCTACTACCTGTTCGTCGGCGGGATGATGTTCCCGGTGTTCCTCGCCCTCGTGCCGCTCTTCTTCGTGGTGCGCAACGCCGGCCTGTTCGGCAGTTGGACCGGCCTGATCCTGGTCTACGCCGCCTACTCGCTGCCCTTCACGGTCTTCTTCCTGACCGCCTTCTTCCGGACGCTCCCGACGTCCATCGCCGAGGCCGCGCTCATCGACGGCTGCGGGCACTTCCGGCTCTTCTTCCGGGTGATGCTGCCGATGGCGCGACCAGGATTGATCAGCGTGGCGATCTTCAACTTCCTCAGCCACTGGAACCAGTTCATCCTGCCGCAGGTGCTGATGCAGGGCGACGACTCCAAGTGGGTGCTGGCGCAGGGCCTCACCGCGCTCGCGGTCAGTCAGGGCTACCAGGGCGACTTCAGCGGCCTGTTCGCCGGACTGACCATCGCCACCCTGCCGGTGCTGGCGGTGTACGTCGCGTTCCAGCGGCAGATCCAGACCGGCCTCACGGCCGGGCAGCTCAAGTGA
- a CDS encoding CoA-acylating methylmalonate-semialdehyde dehydrogenase, whose amino-acid sequence MTLIGHFVDGKRISGDSERRGDVFDPATGRRTGQVALASAADVAGAVEAAERAARTWRDTSLAKRTAVMFAFRELVNARRDRLAEVITAEHGKVLADAAGEVQRGLEVIEYACGIPSALRGGFSENVSTEVDSYSLRQPLGVVAVISPFNFPVMVPLWFVPVAVACGNAVVLKPSEKDPSAALLLAEWFTEAGLPDGVLNVVNGDKEAVDALLDHPGVKAVSFVGSTPVARYVHQRGSLAGKRVQALGGAKNHMVVLPDADLDLAADAAVNAGFGSAGERCMAISALVAVEPVADALVARIAERMGRLRTGDGRRGCDMGPLVTAAHAQRVRSYVESGVAAGAVPVVDGREVTPDGDADGFWLGPTLFDHVTPEMSIYTDEIFGPVLSVVRVGSYDEAVELVNANPYGNGTAIFTNDGGAARRYQHEVEVGMVGVNVPIPVPMAYYSFGGWKASLFGDLHAHGADGVAFFTRGKVVTSRWLDPRHGGVNLGFPTQT is encoded by the coding sequence ATGACGCTCATCGGGCACTTCGTCGACGGGAAGCGGATCAGCGGGGACTCCGAGCGGCGCGGGGACGTCTTCGACCCGGCCACCGGGCGGCGTACCGGGCAGGTGGCGCTCGCGTCCGCCGCCGACGTGGCCGGCGCCGTCGAGGCCGCCGAGCGGGCCGCCCGGACCTGGCGGGACACCTCGCTGGCCAAGCGGACGGCCGTCATGTTCGCCTTCCGCGAGCTGGTCAACGCCCGGCGCGACCGGCTCGCCGAGGTGATCACCGCCGAGCACGGCAAGGTGCTCGCGGACGCCGCGGGCGAGGTGCAGCGCGGCCTGGAGGTGATCGAGTACGCCTGCGGCATTCCCTCCGCGCTGCGCGGCGGCTTCAGCGAGAACGTCTCCACCGAGGTCGACTCGTACAGCCTGCGGCAGCCGCTGGGCGTGGTGGCGGTGATCTCCCCGTTCAACTTCCCGGTGATGGTGCCGCTCTGGTTCGTGCCGGTCGCCGTCGCCTGCGGCAACGCCGTGGTGCTCAAGCCCAGCGAGAAGGACCCGAGCGCGGCGCTGCTGCTGGCCGAATGGTTCACCGAGGCCGGGCTGCCGGACGGCGTGCTGAACGTCGTCAACGGCGACAAGGAGGCGGTCGACGCCCTGCTCGACCACCCCGGCGTCAAGGCCGTGTCGTTCGTCGGCTCCACCCCGGTGGCCCGGTACGTGCACCAGCGCGGCTCGCTGGCCGGCAAGCGGGTGCAGGCGCTGGGCGGGGCGAAGAACCACATGGTGGTGCTCCCCGACGCCGACCTGGACCTGGCCGCCGACGCGGCGGTCAACGCCGGGTTCGGCTCGGCGGGGGAGCGGTGCATGGCGATCTCCGCCCTGGTCGCGGTCGAGCCGGTGGCCGACGCCCTGGTCGCCCGCATCGCCGAGCGGATGGGCCGGCTGCGCACCGGGGACGGCCGGCGCGGCTGCGACATGGGCCCGCTGGTCACCGCCGCGCACGCGCAGCGGGTCCGCTCCTACGTGGAGTCCGGCGTCGCGGCCGGCGCCGTGCCGGTGGTGGACGGGCGGGAGGTCACCCCGGACGGGGACGCCGACGGGTTCTGGCTGGGCCCGACCCTCTTCGACCACGTCACCCCGGAGATGTCGATCTACACCGACGAGATCTTCGGCCCGGTGCTCAGCGTGGTCCGGGTCGGCTCGTACGACGAGGCGGTCGAGCTGGTCAACGCCAACCCGTACGGCAACGGCACGGCGATCTTCACCAACGACGGCGGGGCCGCCCGGCGCTACCAGCACGAGGTGGAGGTCGGCATGGTCGGCGTCAACGTGCCGATCCCGGTGCCGATGGCCTACTACTCCTTCGGCGGCTGGAAGGCATCCCTCTTCGGTGACCTGCACGCGCACGGCGCCGACGGCGTCGCCTTCTTCACCCGGGGCAAGGTGGTCACCAGCCGCTGGCTCGACCCGCGCCACGGCGGGGTCAACCTCGGCTTCCCCACCCAGACCTGA